The Streptomyces sp. NBC_01275 genome has a segment encoding these proteins:
- a CDS encoding pyruvate carboxylase, with the protein MFRKVLVANRGEIAIRAFRAGYELGARTVAVFPHEDRNSLHRLKADEAYEIGEPGHPVRAYLSVQEIVGAARRAGADAVYPGYGFLSENPELARACEEAGITFVGPDARTLELTGNKARAVAAAREAGVPVLGSSAPSSDVDELVRAANDIGFPVFVKAVAGGGGRGMRRVEHPAQLRESIEAAAREAASAFGDSTVFLEKAVVDPRHIEVQILADGQGNVIHLFERDCSLQRRHQKVIELAPAPNLDPALRDRICADAVRFARQIGYRNAGTVEFLLDPEGNHVFIEMNPRIQVEHTVTEEVTDVDLVQAQLRIAAGESLADLGLSQETVTLHGAALQCRITTEDPANGFRPDTGRISAYRSPGGSGIRLDGGTTHAGTEISAHFDSMLVKLTCRGRDFPTAIGRARRAVAEFRIRGVATNIPFLQAVLDDPDFQAGRVTTSFIEQRPHLLTARSSADRGTKLLTYLADVTVNKPHGERPDLIDPTTKLPPLPAEEPPAGSRQRLIHLGPEGFARWLRESPTIGVTDTTFRDAHQSLLATRVRTKDLLASAPLVARTLPNLLSLECWGGATYDVALRFLAEDPWERLAALREAVPNICLQMLLRGRNTVGYTPYPTEVTDAFVQEAAATGIDVFRIFDALNDVGQMRPAIDAVRETGTAVAEVALCYTSDLSDPNERLYTLDYYLRLAEQIVEAGAHVLAVKDMAGLLRAPAAAKLVSALRTEFDLPVHLHTHDTAGGQLATYLAAIQAGADAVDGAVASMAGTTSQPSLSALVAATDHSARPTGLDLQAVGDLEPYWEGVRRIYAPFEAGLASPTGRVYHHEIPGGQLSNLRTQAVALGLGDRFEDIEAMYAAADRILGHLVKVTPSSKVVGDLALHLVGAGVSPEDFEETPNRYDIPDSVIGFLRGELGTPPGGWPEPFRSKALQGRAEAKPVQELTAEDRDGLEKSRRTTLNRLLFPGPTRDFETHRQAYGDTSVLDSKDFFYGLRPGKEYAVDLEPGVRLLIELQAIGEADERGMRTVMSALNGQMRPIQVRDQAAASDVPVTEKADRTNPGHVAAPFAGVVTLAVAEGDEVAAGATVATIEAMKMEATITAPKAGRVNRLAINRIQQVEGGDLLVVVG; encoded by the coding sequence ATGTTCCGCAAGGTGCTGGTCGCCAACCGTGGTGAGATCGCGATCCGTGCGTTTCGCGCCGGCTATGAGCTGGGCGCGCGCACGGTCGCCGTCTTCCCGCACGAGGACCGCAACTCACTGCACCGGCTGAAAGCCGACGAGGCCTACGAGATCGGCGAACCCGGACACCCGGTGCGCGCCTACCTCTCCGTTCAGGAGATCGTCGGCGCCGCCCGCCGGGCGGGCGCGGACGCGGTCTACCCCGGCTACGGGTTCCTCTCCGAGAACCCCGAACTGGCCCGCGCCTGCGAGGAGGCGGGCATCACCTTCGTCGGCCCCGACGCCCGCACCCTCGAACTGACCGGCAACAAGGCCCGGGCCGTCGCCGCCGCCCGCGAGGCGGGCGTGCCCGTCCTCGGCTCCTCGGCGCCCTCCAGTGACGTCGACGAACTGGTACGTGCCGCGAACGACATCGGCTTCCCCGTGTTCGTCAAGGCGGTCGCCGGCGGCGGCGGGCGCGGCATGCGGCGCGTCGAGCACCCCGCCCAGCTGCGCGAGTCCATCGAGGCCGCGGCCCGCGAGGCCGCGTCCGCGTTCGGCGACTCCACCGTCTTCCTGGAGAAGGCCGTCGTCGACCCCCGCCACATCGAGGTGCAGATCCTCGCCGACGGCCAGGGCAACGTCATCCACCTCTTCGAGCGCGACTGCTCCCTCCAGCGCCGCCACCAGAAGGTCATCGAGCTCGCCCCCGCACCCAACCTCGACCCCGCGCTGCGCGACCGCATCTGCGCCGACGCGGTCCGCTTCGCCCGGCAGATCGGCTACCGCAACGCCGGCACCGTCGAGTTCCTGCTCGACCCCGAGGGCAACCACGTCTTCATCGAGATGAACCCGCGCATCCAGGTCGAGCACACGGTCACCGAGGAGGTCACCGACGTCGACCTCGTCCAGGCCCAGCTGCGCATCGCCGCCGGCGAGAGCCTCGCCGACCTCGGCCTGTCCCAGGAGACGGTCACCCTGCACGGCGCCGCCCTCCAGTGCCGGATCACCACCGAGGACCCCGCCAACGGCTTCCGCCCCGACACCGGCCGCATCAGCGCCTACCGCTCGCCCGGCGGCTCCGGCATCCGCCTCGACGGCGGCACCACCCACGCGGGTACGGAGATCAGCGCGCACTTCGACTCCATGCTGGTCAAACTCACCTGCCGGGGCCGGGACTTCCCCACCGCGATCGGACGCGCCCGGCGGGCCGTGGCCGAGTTCCGCATCCGTGGCGTGGCCACCAACATCCCGTTCCTCCAGGCCGTCCTCGACGACCCGGACTTCCAGGCGGGCCGGGTCACCACCTCCTTCATCGAGCAGCGGCCGCACCTGCTCACCGCCCGCTCCTCCGCCGACCGCGGCACCAAGCTGCTGACCTACCTCGCCGACGTGACCGTCAACAAGCCGCACGGCGAGCGCCCCGACCTGATCGACCCCACCACCAAGCTGCCCCCGCTGCCCGCCGAAGAGCCGCCCGCGGGCTCCCGGCAGCGCCTGATCCACCTCGGCCCCGAGGGCTTCGCCCGCTGGCTGCGCGAGTCGCCGACCATCGGCGTCACCGACACCACCTTCCGCGACGCCCACCAGTCCCTGCTCGCCACCCGGGTCCGCACCAAGGACCTCCTCGCCTCCGCCCCGCTGGTCGCCCGCACCCTGCCGAACCTGCTCTCCCTGGAATGCTGGGGAGGCGCGACCTACGACGTCGCCCTGCGCTTCCTCGCCGAGGACCCCTGGGAGCGGCTGGCCGCCCTGCGCGAGGCCGTCCCCAACATCTGCCTCCAGATGCTGCTGCGCGGCCGCAACACCGTCGGCTACACGCCCTACCCGACCGAGGTCACCGACGCGTTCGTCCAAGAGGCCGCCGCCACCGGCATCGACGTCTTCCGCATCTTCGACGCGCTCAACGACGTAGGCCAGATGCGGCCCGCCATCGACGCCGTACGCGAGACCGGCACGGCAGTCGCCGAGGTCGCCCTGTGCTACACCTCCGACCTGTCCGACCCGAACGAGCGCCTGTACACGCTGGACTACTACCTGCGCCTGGCCGAGCAGATCGTCGAGGCCGGCGCCCACGTCCTGGCCGTCAAGGACATGGCCGGCCTGCTGCGCGCCCCGGCCGCGGCCAAGCTGGTCTCCGCGCTGCGCACCGAGTTCGACCTGCCGGTGCACCTGCACACCCACGACACCGCCGGCGGCCAGCTCGCCACCTACCTCGCCGCGATCCAGGCCGGTGCGGACGCCGTCGACGGCGCGGTGGCCTCCATGGCCGGTACGACCTCGCAGCCGTCGCTGTCCGCCCTCGTCGCCGCGACCGACCACTCGGCCCGCCCCACCGGCCTCGACCTCCAGGCCGTCGGCGACCTCGAACCGTACTGGGAGGGCGTACGCCGGATCTACGCGCCGTTCGAGGCGGGCCTCGCCTCGCCGACCGGACGCGTCTACCACCACGAGATCCCCGGCGGCCAGCTCTCCAACCTCCGCACCCAGGCCGTCGCCCTCGGCCTCGGCGACCGCTTCGAGGACATCGAGGCGATGTACGCCGCCGCCGACCGCATCCTCGGCCACCTGGTCAAGGTCACCCCCTCGTCCAAGGTGGTCGGCGACCTCGCCCTGCACCTGGTCGGCGCCGGAGTCAGCCCCGAGGACTTCGAGGAGACCCCGAACCGGTACGACATCCCCGACTCCGTCATCGGCTTCCTGCGCGGCGAGCTGGGCACCCCGCCCGGCGGCTGGCCCGAGCCCTTCCGCAGCAAGGCGCTCCAGGGCCGCGCCGAGGCCAAGCCCGTCCAGGAACTGACCGCCGAGGACCGCGACGGCCTGGAGAAGTCCCGCCGCACCACCCTCAACCGGCTGCTCTTCCCCGGCCCGACCCGCGACTTCGAGACCCACCGCCAGGCCTACGGCGACACCAGCGTCCTGGACAGCAAGGACTTCTTCTACGGTCTGCGCCCGGGCAAGGAGTACGCCGTCGACCTGGAGCCGGGCGTACGCCTGCTGATCGAGCTGCAGGCGATCGGCGAGGCCGACGAACGCGGGATGCGCACCGTGATGTCCGCCCTCAACGGCCAGATGCGGCCCATCCAGGTGCGCGACCAGGCGGCCGCCTCCGACGTCCCGGTGACCGAGAAGGCCGACCGGACCAACCCCGGCCATGTCGCCGCGCCGTTCGCGGGCGTGGTGACGCTGGCGGTCGCCGAGGGCGACGAGGTGGCGGCCGGGGCGACGGTGGCGACCATCGAGGCGATGAAGATGGAGGCCACGATCACCGCCCCGAAGGCCGGCCGGGTCAACAGGCTGGCCATCAACCGCATCCAGCAGGTGGAGGGCGGCGACCTGCTCGTCGTGGTGGGGTGA
- a CDS encoding STM4015 family protein — MTLGHISELHGLPVYEFPLPGALAGALPDAGSVAWKLVRHDGEPEDFDECWDRFLDTVDPARVRALVFGAGAYGSDLDAGDPDETADRLAQAADRLTGLEALYLADLDFEECELSWIVQGNVSPILAAYPRLRELAVRGSGGGFSGGPGLEFTPVRHEHLRTLRFENGGLPAQVVHGVAASDLPALEHLDLWLGVEWYGRTATVGDLAPILDGSRLPALRRLGLQNCDLQDETATAVATAPVVARLTSLHLGRGTLSDAGAEALLTGQPLHHLKELDLHHHFLSDAMMQRLRETLEPFGVRVDVDEQEKTDEEEDRYVSADE; from the coding sequence ATGACGCTGGGCCACATCTCGGAACTGCACGGCCTGCCGGTGTACGAATTCCCGCTCCCCGGCGCGCTCGCCGGAGCCCTGCCGGACGCGGGGTCCGTCGCCTGGAAGCTCGTCCGGCACGACGGCGAACCGGAGGACTTCGACGAATGCTGGGACCGCTTCCTGGACACCGTGGACCCGGCGCGGGTGCGCGCCCTGGTCTTCGGAGCGGGGGCCTACGGCAGCGATCTGGACGCCGGCGATCCCGACGAGACGGCCGACCGGCTCGCACAGGCCGCCGACCGGCTCACCGGGCTCGAGGCGCTCTACCTCGCCGACCTCGACTTCGAGGAGTGCGAGCTCTCCTGGATCGTCCAGGGGAACGTGTCCCCGATCCTCGCCGCCTACCCGCGGCTGCGGGAACTCGCCGTCCGTGGCTCCGGCGGCGGCTTCAGCGGCGGGCCGGGGCTGGAGTTCACGCCGGTGCGCCATGAGCACCTGCGGACGCTCCGCTTCGAGAACGGCGGGCTGCCCGCCCAGGTGGTCCACGGCGTGGCCGCCTCGGACCTGCCCGCCCTCGAACACCTGGACCTGTGGCTGGGCGTGGAGTGGTACGGCCGTACCGCGACCGTGGGCGACCTCGCGCCGATCCTCGACGGCTCCCGGCTGCCCGCCCTGCGCCGTCTGGGCCTGCAGAACTGCGACCTCCAGGACGAGACGGCCACCGCGGTGGCGACCGCGCCCGTGGTGGCCCGGCTGACGTCCCTGCACCTGGGCCGCGGCACCCTGTCGGACGCGGGCGCCGAGGCCCTGCTCACCGGCCAGCCGCTGCACCACCTCAAGGAGCTGGACCTCCACCACCACTTCCTGTCGGACGCGATGATGCAGCGGCTGCGCGAGACCCTGGAGCCCTTCGGCGTGCGGGTCGACGTCGACGAGCAGGAGAAGACCGACGAGGAAGAGGACCGGTACGTGTCAGCCGACGAGTGA
- a CDS encoding M23 family metallopeptidase: MSDEHAVETPPQQTANSPEPPDAAEPAREPASPAPRRRGPGPFTLLVLPGLLTLGAVAGFLALTGGLPDDLTPGSSAQQDTAGGVNETYGPWLRKSAEACTVVSASFLAAQIDQLSGWDNGVGGASGEQGIAAFTDAQWRTWGKDDDGNGRSSPRDQADAIMALGRQDCSLARKVTDLRTDGTVSGDLVDLTLAAYAVGTDTVAEAGRVPAGAKTYLTEVKGLFARYEEFDRETPSGSAQADAILAPPVTTLTVTSPYGSREHPLTGVTKLHTGVDFGAPQGAQVSAARAGRVVFAAMTKAYGNRIVVDHGTIDGKRLETTYSHLSVLGVAVGQTVQSGTPIGRVGSTGLSTGPHLHFEVIYDGYYADPMPWLASSG; encoded by the coding sequence GTGAGCGACGAGCACGCCGTCGAGACACCTCCGCAGCAGACCGCGAACTCCCCGGAACCACCGGATGCAGCGGAACCCGCACGTGAACCGGCATCCCCTGCCCCGCGTCGGCGCGGCCCGGGCCCCTTCACCCTCCTCGTCCTGCCCGGCCTGCTCACCCTCGGCGCGGTGGCCGGGTTCCTCGCCCTGACCGGCGGACTCCCCGACGACCTGACCCCGGGTTCGAGCGCCCAGCAGGACACCGCGGGCGGCGTCAACGAGACGTACGGCCCCTGGCTGCGCAAGTCCGCCGAGGCCTGCACGGTCGTCAGCGCGTCCTTCCTCGCCGCCCAGATCGACCAGCTCTCCGGCTGGGACAACGGCGTCGGCGGGGCGTCGGGCGAGCAGGGCATCGCCGCCTTCACGGACGCGCAGTGGCGGACCTGGGGCAAGGACGACGACGGCAACGGCCGCTCCTCGCCGCGCGATCAGGCCGACGCCATCATGGCGCTCGGCCGACAGGACTGCTCCCTCGCCCGGAAGGTCACCGACCTCAGAACCGACGGCACCGTCTCCGGGGACCTCGTGGACCTCACCCTGGCCGCGTACGCGGTCGGCACGGACACGGTGGCCGAGGCGGGGCGCGTGCCCGCCGGGGCGAAGACCTACCTCACCGAGGTGAAGGGCCTGTTCGCCCGCTACGAGGAGTTCGACCGGGAGACCCCGAGCGGCAGCGCGCAGGCCGACGCGATCCTGGCCCCGCCCGTGACCACCCTCACCGTCACCTCCCCCTACGGCTCGCGCGAGCACCCCCTCACCGGCGTGACGAAACTGCACACCGGCGTGGACTTCGGCGCGCCCCAGGGAGCCCAGGTCTCCGCGGCGCGCGCGGGCCGGGTCGTGTTCGCGGCCATGACCAAGGCGTACGGCAACCGCATCGTCGTCGACCACGGAACCATCGACGGCAAACGGCTGGAGACGACCTACAGCCATCTCTCCGTCCTGGGGGTCGCCGTCGGCCAGACCGTGCAGAGCGGCACGCCCATCGGACGCGTCGGCTCCACCGGCCTGTCCACCGGCCCGCATCTGCACTTCGAGGTGATCTACGACGGCTACTACGCCGACCCGATGCCCTGGCTGGCGTCGAGCGGCTGA
- a CDS encoding FAD binding domain-containing protein translates to MQLRLPTSIAEAQECLSEGAIPIGGATLVWAAWQRDGFPEQAMSLRNLPEANAIGREELGAAVLLHRVDAAVPQALHRAAAGVGTGAVRRTATVGGNLVGSTLRCLLPAALVLDARATVLEPDGVYETDLAEVLAKRQLLLGLRWNEPLASGYRKLPGDAGGPPPLVVAVALHTDPDAGGGQRLRVAVRDGYEVLSESTPYEPHDAGVDAGLDQAWEVLERTDIGALPATARDAVRQQVTDVVTSAV, encoded by the coding sequence GTGCAGTTGCGTCTTCCCACCTCGATAGCCGAAGCACAGGAGTGCCTGTCCGAGGGGGCGATACCGATCGGCGGGGCCACCCTCGTATGGGCGGCCTGGCAACGGGACGGCTTCCCCGAGCAGGCCATGTCGCTGCGCAATCTGCCCGAGGCCAACGCGATCGGCCGCGAGGAACTGGGCGCGGCCGTGCTGCTGCACCGCGTGGACGCGGCCGTTCCGCAGGCGCTGCACCGGGCGGCGGCCGGCGTGGGAACGGGCGCCGTGCGCCGGACGGCCACGGTCGGCGGCAACCTCGTCGGCAGCACCCTGCGCTGTCTGCTCCCCGCGGCCCTCGTCCTCGACGCCCGGGCGACGGTGCTCGAACCCGACGGCGTCTACGAGACCGACCTGGCGGAGGTGCTGGCGAAACGTCAGCTCCTGCTGGGCCTGCGCTGGAACGAGCCGCTGGCCAGCGGCTATCGCAAGCTGCCCGGCGACGCGGGCGGGCCGCCGCCCCTGGTCGTGGCCGTCGCCCTGCACACCGACCCGGACGCCGGCGGCGGGCAGCGGCTGCGCGTGGCCGTCCGCGACGGCTACGAGGTGCTCAGCGAGAGCACTCCGTACGAGCCCCACGACGCCGGTGTCGACGCCGGTCTCGACCAGGCGTGGGAGGTGTTGGAGCGGACGGACATCGGCGCACTGCCCGCCACGGCGCGGGACGCGGTCCGCCAACAGGTCACGGACGTCGTGACCAGCGCTGTCTGA
- a CDS encoding DUF6745 domain-containing protein encodes MTATDDTHAVDDVHRWRTHASAAGPADRAAAEAGVRLAYRRAGLAGPEHIVWAGSPREAVTLIPALADKGPSVRETVRSTPWAQERQRLHTELGAQGWAAHWAATGGRLWDSTQALVDRIRAGVVEDLTRQDTAEAQIRLLLLDAVLGQHDAPWLAAFDPERGPLDGLAAVCRSAGWWWPYARVAVVCERPVALHRDEAGRLDHGDGPALAFPDGFALYAWRGMPVPADFLAELPTLTPERIRSEENAELRRVMLEYYGYDRYLADSEARPVHRDETGVLWRIDLPDDEPVVMVEVVNSTPEPDGSRRTYWLRVPPSTATARAGVAWTFGLEAEAYAPARET; translated from the coding sequence ATGACCGCAACAGACGACACACACGCCGTGGACGACGTCCACCGCTGGCGCACCCACGCCTCCGCGGCCGGGCCCGCCGACCGCGCGGCCGCCGAGGCCGGCGTCCGCCTGGCCTACCGCAGGGCCGGCCTCGCAGGACCCGAGCACATCGTGTGGGCCGGCTCGCCGCGCGAGGCCGTCACGCTGATACCGGCCCTGGCGGACAAGGGGCCCAGCGTGCGCGAGACGGTCCGCAGCACGCCCTGGGCGCAGGAACGGCAGCGGCTGCACACGGAGTTGGGCGCCCAGGGCTGGGCGGCGCACTGGGCGGCGACCGGCGGACGCCTGTGGGACTCCACGCAGGCCCTCGTCGACCGCATCCGCGCCGGTGTCGTGGAGGACCTGACACGCCAGGACACTGCTGAGGCGCAGATCCGGCTGCTGCTGCTCGACGCCGTGCTGGGACAGCACGACGCGCCCTGGCTCGCCGCGTTCGACCCGGAGCGGGGCCCGTTGGACGGACTGGCCGCGGTGTGCCGCAGCGCGGGCTGGTGGTGGCCGTACGCACGGGTGGCGGTGGTGTGCGAGCGGCCCGTCGCCCTGCACCGTGACGAGGCGGGCCGGCTCGACCACGGGGACGGGCCGGCGCTCGCCTTCCCCGACGGCTTCGCCCTGTACGCCTGGCGCGGCATGCCCGTCCCGGCCGACTTCCTCGCGGAGCTGCCCACGCTCACCCCGGAGCGGATCCGGTCCGAGGAGAACGCCGAGCTGCGCCGGGTGATGCTGGAGTACTACGGCTACGACCGCTATCTGGCGGACTCCGAGGCCCGCCCCGTCCACCGGGACGAGACGGGCGTCCTGTGGCGCATCGACCTCCCGGACGACGAGCCGGTAGTGATGGTCGAGGTCGTCAACTCGACCCCGGAACCGGACGGCAGCCGACGCACCTACTGGCTGCGCGTACCGCCGTCGACCGCGACGGCCCGGGCGGGGGTCGCCTGGACGTTCGGGCTGGAGGCCGAGGCGTACGCGCCTGCGCGCGAGACGTAG
- a CDS encoding STM4015 family protein, translating to MTIGDHLHELYRLPAHTFPGPDGKTDGLPAADSVAWRITSDVYDHEETWAEAFARFCAAVDTTRVKALIVGAWEEAYENDSSVVIEALLAARDRFPALRALFLGDMTGEECEISWIVQTDVTPLLASFPELEEFGVRGGSGLRLQALKQSALQSLVIETGGLSAEVVRAVGGSDLPALVHLDLWLGTSNYGADTEAADLEPILSGARLPSLRHLALRNSDVQDAVAAAVASAPVVARLEVLDLSMGVLTDEGAEALLGGQPLTHLKHLDLFHHYLSEPLVDRVRQTLEPAGVEVDLDRAGAHEDSDEDTVWRYVAVGE from the coding sequence ATGACCATCGGTGACCACCTTCACGAGCTGTACCGGCTGCCCGCGCACACCTTCCCGGGTCCCGACGGGAAGACGGACGGCCTGCCCGCCGCGGACTCCGTCGCCTGGCGGATCACCAGTGACGTCTACGACCACGAGGAGACCTGGGCGGAGGCGTTCGCCCGCTTCTGCGCCGCCGTCGACACCACTCGCGTCAAGGCCCTGATCGTCGGCGCCTGGGAGGAGGCGTACGAGAACGACTCCTCCGTCGTCATCGAGGCGCTGCTGGCCGCGCGGGACCGCTTCCCCGCGCTGCGCGCGCTGTTCCTCGGCGACATGACGGGGGAGGAGTGCGAGATCTCCTGGATCGTCCAGACCGACGTCACCCCGCTCCTCGCAAGCTTCCCCGAGCTGGAGGAGTTCGGTGTGCGCGGCGGATCCGGGCTGCGTCTCCAGGCCCTGAAGCAGAGCGCGCTGCAGTCGCTCGTCATCGAGACCGGGGGACTGTCCGCCGAGGTGGTGCGCGCCGTCGGCGGCAGCGACCTGCCCGCGCTGGTCCACCTCGACCTGTGGCTGGGCACCTCCAACTACGGCGCCGACACCGAGGCCGCCGATCTGGAGCCCATTCTGTCCGGCGCCCGGCTGCCGAGCCTGCGTCACCTGGCCCTGCGCAACAGCGATGTACAGGACGCCGTCGCCGCGGCTGTCGCGTCCGCCCCGGTCGTGGCCCGCCTGGAGGTGCTGGACCTGTCCATGGGCGTCCTCACCGACGAGGGCGCGGAAGCCCTGCTCGGCGGTCAGCCGCTCACCCACCTGAAGCACCTCGACCTGTTCCACCACTACCTCAGCGAGCCTCTCGTGGACCGCGTCCGGCAGACCCTGGAGCCCGCCGGGGTCGAGGTCGACCTCGACCGTGCGGGCGCCCACGAGGACAGCGACGAGGACACGGTGTGGCGCTACGTGGCCGTGGGCGAGTGA
- a CDS encoding STM4014 family protein encodes MHPPHPSHPPYPSQLPLLPRFAVVGNPENRRVALFGDAVCAAGLPAPRVVPWTDVLRAGGADFAAEEIVRVDSPGENPEVDRLLRGGEDPTRVEGSARWYAGFTAALHGLRGGIRLDDPDDLAVLFDKRLCHGALDAAGVPVPASPTSGPQGAPVRGWDDVRALMRGHRMHRLFVKPAHGSSASGVLAVESGGGDRIRATTSVELAPDGLLYNSLKVRRYERERDVAAIVDTLAPEGLHLERWLPKASQEGRAADLRVVVVAGRATHAVVRTSRSPMTNLHLGGSRGDLEAARRAVEAAGARWADLLGVCEAAAACFPRTLCVGVDLLPAVGWRRAAVGEVNAFGDLLPRLTGLPGSGAEGLDTYAAQVAAVLRDVARPGRGRAARPQPRTGTPHALARTDA; translated from the coding sequence CTGCACCCCCCGCACCCCTCTCACCCCCCGTATCCCTCGCAGCTTCCGCTACTCCCGCGCTTCGCGGTGGTCGGCAATCCGGAGAACCGCCGGGTCGCCCTCTTCGGCGACGCGGTGTGCGCGGCCGGCCTGCCCGCCCCGCGGGTCGTGCCCTGGACGGACGTCCTGCGCGCCGGGGGCGCCGACTTCGCCGCCGAGGAGATCGTCCGGGTCGACTCGCCCGGCGAGAACCCCGAGGTCGACCGGCTGCTGCGCGGCGGCGAGGACCCCACCCGGGTCGAGGGCTCGGCCCGCTGGTACGCCGGGTTCACCGCCGCGCTGCACGGTCTGCGCGGCGGGATCCGCCTCGACGATCCGGACGATCTCGCCGTGCTGTTCGACAAACGGCTCTGCCACGGCGCCCTCGACGCGGCCGGAGTCCCGGTTCCCGCCTCGCCCACCTCGGGGCCGCAGGGCGCGCCGGTGCGCGGCTGGGACGACGTACGGGCGCTGATGCGCGGGCATCGGATGCACCGGCTCTTCGTCAAACCCGCGCACGGATCGTCCGCGTCGGGCGTCCTCGCCGTCGAGTCGGGCGGCGGCGACCGGATCAGAGCCACCACCTCCGTGGAACTCGCCCCGGACGGCCTGCTGTACAACTCCCTCAAGGTGCGGCGCTACGAACGCGAGCGGGACGTCGCGGCCATCGTCGACACGCTCGCCCCCGAGGGCCTGCACCTGGAGCGCTGGCTGCCGAAGGCGTCCCAGGAGGGCCGGGCCGCCGACCTCAGGGTCGTGGTCGTGGCCGGCCGGGCCACCCACGCGGTGGTCCGCACCAGCCGCTCGCCGATGACCAACCTCCACCTCGGCGGCAGCCGCGGCGACCTCGAGGCCGCACGGCGGGCCGTCGAGGCGGCGGGCGCCCGCTGGGCCGACCTGCTCGGCGTGTGCGAAGCGGCCGCGGCCTGCTTCCCGCGCACGCTGTGCGTCGGCGTCGACCTGCTGCCCGCCGTCGGCTGGCGCAGAGCCGCGGTCGGCGAGGTCAACGCCTTCGGCGATCTGCTGCCCCGGCTCACCGGTCTGCCCGGAAGCGGCGCGGAGGGCCTCGACACCTACGCCGCACAAGTAGCCGCCGTCCTGCGGGACGTCGCCCGGCCCGGCCGGGGCCGAGCGGCCCGCCCCCAGCCCAGAACAGGAACGCCCCATGCCCTCGCCCGCACCGACGCCTGA
- a CDS encoding STM4013/SEN3800 family hydrolase has product MNEVVGSHDLLLVTLDTLRHDVAAELAEEGRIPYLARHLPGGRWEKRHAPGSFTYASHQAIFAGFLPTPAAPGPHPRLFAASFAGSETTADGTYVYDTPDLVSGLAKDGYHTVCVGGVGFFNKQGPLGSVLPGLFHESHWTPEFGVTSPQSFENQVACAERVIARLPADQRLFLFLNVSALHQPNWFHLPGATREAGDTRATHAAALEYVDRHIGRLFAAMSARRRCFAIVCSDHGTAYGDDGYTGHRLGHESVWTVPYAHFFLDPAEAAA; this is encoded by the coding sequence ATGAACGAGGTCGTCGGCAGCCACGACCTGCTCCTCGTCACCCTCGACACCCTGCGCCACGACGTCGCCGCCGAACTCGCCGAGGAAGGTCGCATCCCGTACCTGGCCCGTCATCTCCCCGGCGGCCGCTGGGAGAAGCGGCACGCCCCGGGCAGCTTCACCTACGCCTCCCACCAGGCGATCTTCGCGGGCTTCCTGCCGACCCCGGCCGCCCCCGGACCGCACCCGCGGCTGTTCGCGGCGAGCTTCGCGGGCAGCGAGACCACCGCCGACGGGACCTACGTCTACGACACCCCGGACCTCGTCTCCGGCCTGGCGAAGGACGGCTACCACACGGTGTGCGTCGGGGGAGTGGGCTTCTTCAACAAGCAGGGCCCGCTGGGCTCGGTGCTGCCCGGCCTCTTCCACGAGTCCCACTGGACACCGGAGTTCGGCGTCACCTCACCGCAGTCCTTCGAGAACCAGGTCGCCTGCGCCGAACGGGTGATCGCCCGACTCCCCGCCGACCAGCGGCTGTTCCTCTTCCTCAACGTGTCCGCGCTGCACCAGCCGAACTGGTTCCATCTGCCCGGCGCGACCCGCGAGGCCGGCGACACCCGCGCGACACACGCCGCCGCGCTGGAGTACGTGGACCGGCACATCGGGCGGCTCTTCGCCGCCATGAGCGCCCGGCGCCGCTGCTTCGCGATCGTCTGCTCCGACCACGGCACCGCCTACGGCGACGACGGCTACACCGGCCACCGCCTGGGCCACGAGTCCGTGTGGACCGTGCCGTACGCCCACTTCTTCCTCGACCCCGCCGAGGCCGCCGCATGA